The following coding sequences lie in one Cloeon dipterum chromosome 1, ieCloDipt1.1, whole genome shotgun sequence genomic window:
- the LOC135937652 gene encoding uncharacterized protein LOC135937652 — protein sequence MSFNALSCSEVDPFECCVRFKPLRAFHEWKFEKRLTEAFGEDLTKRSVLQDISDHYFQSNQLMTTITESKSRAFLESELATIVLAGLLQLEQVKPKSAVEWMADWLTLHEPATRTHN from the exons atgtCTTTCAACGCACTCAGTTGCAGCGAGGTTGACCCGTTCGAGTGCTGTGTCCGTTTCAAGCCTCTG CGAGCCTTCCACGAGTGGAAATTCGAGAAACGTCTCACCGAGGCTTTTGGCGAAGACCTGACCAAGCGGAGCGTTTTACAAGACATCAGTGATCACTATTTCCAAT ccaACCAACTCATGACCACGATTACCGAGTCCAAGTCTCGCGCCTTCCTCGAGTCTGAACTGGCGACGATTGTGCTCGCCGGCCTGCTGCAACTGGAACAAGTGAAACCGAAGAGTGCAGTCGAGTGGATGGCCGACTGGCTGACGCTCCACGAGCCAGCAACCAGGACTCACAATTAA